From the genome of Deltaproteobacteria bacterium, one region includes:
- a CDS encoding DUF3047 domain-containing protein — MRRLVPLVLAAVLAPARARAEGRELVFDMHKFEAVKQDSGPVNYYTVVEDPDVGPYIHSEYKPPYETMTRGYAVPEGLRKAFHKLSWKWRAIALPEGGNECAKDKGDSAAVIYVTWRRGLKWYAIKYVWSAVGPKGVTCDKKGFLVRAQETVIQETGGPVNTWVTEEIDLDAEFRKHFENGDPKADVPDFMGVGIMSDGDQTHSRSSADFAKFVLKER; from the coding sequence ATGCGCCGCCTGGTCCCGCTCGTGCTCGCCGCTGTCCTGGCGCCGGCGCGCGCGCGCGCGGAGGGCCGCGAGCTCGTCTTCGACATGCACAAGTTCGAGGCCGTGAAGCAGGACTCGGGGCCGGTGAACTACTACACGGTCGTCGAGGATCCGGACGTCGGCCCCTACATCCACTCCGAGTACAAGCCGCCCTACGAGACGATGACGCGCGGCTACGCGGTGCCCGAAGGCCTGCGCAAGGCGTTCCACAAGCTCTCGTGGAAGTGGCGGGCCATCGCGCTCCCCGAGGGCGGCAACGAGTGCGCCAAGGACAAGGGTGACTCGGCGGCGGTCATCTACGTCACCTGGCGCCGCGGGCTGAAGTGGTACGCCATCAAGTACGTGTGGAGCGCGGTGGGTCCGAAGGGCGTCACCTGCGACAAGAAGGGCTTCCTGGTGCGCGCGCAGGAGACGGTGATCCAGGAGACGGGCGGTCCGGTGAACACCTGGGTGACGGAGGAGATCGACCTCGACGCCGAGTTCCGCAAGCACTTCGAGAACGGCGACCCCAAGGCCGACGTCCCCGACTTCATGGGCGTGGGCATCATGAGCGACGGTGACCAGACGCACTCGCGCTCGAGCGCCGACTTCGCGAAGTTCGTGTTGAAAGAGCGCTGA
- a CDS encoding MMPL family transporter: protein MKLDAESIAERIVPPLLRNHRLVLALAALVTVLGAFFSAKLYADLRSDVEELLPAYAPSVVAARTIGPKVHNVTHLSIVLEGNDPDALERFSDDLAKKLRALPKEMVSTVDYKTDEQQAFIQRFGALYVDLPDLQQISAVLDKRIAWEKRHAIEGSMDLLGEPIESTPPPKFDLDAIEKKYDQATGQLTQFRNGYFQTPDGHILAMLVRPPEISTGYSANKALLDAVREAVESLKPATYDPTMKVGFDGDVSSLVEEQEALIEDLASSTAVVLIFVMLVLWLYFRRWSAILAISAALACATSTTFGLGFFLVGHLNANTAFLGSIVVGNGINVSIILTARYLEERRRGLNVADAIRKAWPATFTATFIASFGAGLAYLSLSSTDFRGFSQFGLLGGLGMGLCWLAAYLLMPPLLVLIDRDGDAMPAPPKRILGPSVAYLVERHSGWVRLASAGLLLASIVGVMTYSGNLIEYDPARLRSQKSIKNGAVFWGTKVDQVFKAYLTPIAVRAETPEELNAFTVALAERRKAKGENDPVREVRTLNSVIPADQDAKIPMLQKIRAQLTDTRINMLEPELAKRARLLRPPADLRPVTLADLPDAIRLPLVERDGTTGRIALIFPSFMGSMGPKELAEITDVIRGAIADSKGRARAVGQSLLFHDISRSILQDGPKATVLAFAVVCLLVLVAFRRLVPSLQVLSGLVLGVVWLVGWAAFARVRLNFLNFVVLPITFGIGVDYAANIVQRYWLDGPGSLGRVLRETGGAVALCSATTIIGYASLLVADSRALAGFGLLASLGEVACLTAALVALPAWVMRGSIAVDLPATPAADVQAEGKRESA from the coding sequence TTGAAGCTCGACGCCGAAAGCATCGCCGAACGGATCGTCCCGCCGCTGCTGCGGAACCACCGGCTCGTGCTCGCCCTCGCGGCGCTGGTCACCGTGCTGGGCGCGTTCTTCAGCGCCAAGCTCTACGCCGATCTCCGCAGCGACGTGGAAGAGCTGCTGCCGGCCTATGCGCCCAGCGTGGTGGCCGCGCGGACCATTGGCCCCAAGGTCCACAACGTCACCCACCTCTCCATCGTGCTCGAGGGCAACGACCCCGACGCGCTCGAGCGCTTCAGCGATGACCTCGCCAAGAAGCTGCGCGCGCTGCCGAAGGAGATGGTGAGCACGGTCGACTACAAGACCGACGAGCAGCAGGCGTTCATCCAGCGCTTCGGCGCGCTCTACGTGGACCTGCCCGACCTGCAGCAGATCTCCGCCGTGCTCGACAAGCGCATCGCCTGGGAGAAGCGGCACGCCATCGAAGGTTCGATGGATCTGCTCGGCGAGCCCATCGAGTCCACGCCGCCGCCCAAGTTCGACCTCGACGCCATCGAGAAGAAGTACGACCAGGCCACCGGCCAGCTCACCCAGTTCCGCAACGGCTACTTCCAGACGCCCGACGGGCACATCCTGGCGATGCTGGTGCGCCCGCCGGAGATCTCCACCGGCTACTCGGCCAACAAGGCGCTGCTCGACGCCGTGCGCGAGGCGGTGGAGTCGCTCAAGCCCGCGACGTACGACCCGACGATGAAGGTCGGCTTCGACGGCGATGTGAGCTCGCTGGTGGAGGAGCAGGAAGCGCTCATAGAAGACCTCGCCAGCTCGACGGCCGTGGTACTCATCTTCGTGATGCTCGTGCTCTGGCTCTACTTCCGCCGCTGGAGCGCGATCCTGGCCATCAGCGCGGCGCTCGCGTGCGCGACGTCGACGACGTTCGGCCTGGGCTTCTTCCTGGTCGGCCACCTCAACGCGAACACCGCGTTCCTGGGCAGCATCGTGGTGGGCAACGGCATCAACGTCTCGATCATCCTCACCGCGCGCTACCTCGAGGAGCGCCGGCGCGGCCTGAACGTGGCCGACGCGATCCGCAAAGCCTGGCCGGCCACGTTCACCGCCACCTTCATCGCCTCCTTCGGCGCGGGCCTCGCGTACCTCTCGCTCAGCTCCACGGACTTCCGCGGCTTCTCGCAGTTCGGCCTGCTCGGCGGCCTGGGCATGGGCCTGTGCTGGCTGGCCGCGTACCTCTTGATGCCGCCGCTGCTGGTGCTCATCGACCGCGACGGCGACGCGATGCCCGCCCCGCCCAAGCGGATTCTCGGGCCGTCGGTGGCGTACCTCGTCGAGCGGCACTCGGGCTGGGTGCGGCTGGCGTCCGCGGGGCTCTTGCTCGCGTCGATCGTGGGGGTGATGACGTACTCGGGGAACCTCATCGAGTACGACCCGGCGCGGCTGCGCTCGCAGAAGAGCATCAAGAACGGCGCCGTGTTCTGGGGCACCAAGGTCGATCAAGTCTTCAAGGCGTACCTCACGCCCATCGCCGTGCGCGCGGAGACGCCCGAGGAGCTCAACGCGTTCACCGTGGCGCTGGCCGAGCGTCGCAAGGCCAAGGGCGAGAACGATCCGGTGCGCGAGGTGCGCACGCTCAACTCGGTGATCCCCGCGGACCAGGACGCGAAGATCCCCATGCTGCAGAAGATCCGCGCGCAGCTCACCGACACGCGCATCAACATGCTCGAGCCGGAGCTCGCCAAGCGCGCGCGGCTGCTTCGCCCGCCCGCCGACCTGCGCCCGGTGACGCTCGCCGATTTGCCGGATGCGATTCGACTGCCGCTCGTCGAGCGCGACGGGACCACGGGCCGCATCGCGCTCATCTTCCCCAGCTTCATGGGCAGCATGGGCCCCAAGGAGCTCGCGGAGATCACCGACGTCATCCGCGGCGCCATCGCCGACAGCAAGGGCCGCGCGCGGGCCGTGGGCCAGAGCCTGCTCTTCCACGACATCTCGCGCTCGATCCTGCAGGACGGCCCCAAGGCCACCGTGCTCGCGTTTGCCGTGGTCTGCCTGCTGGTGCTCGTGGCCTTCCGCCGGCTGGTGCCGAGCCTCCAGGTGCTCTCGGGGCTCGTGCTCGGCGTGGTGTGGCTGGTGGGCTGGGCCGCGTTCGCGCGGGTGCGGCTCAACTTCCTCAACTTTGTCGTACTGCCGATCACCTTCGGCATCGGCGTGGACTACGCGGCGAACATCGTCCAGCGGTACTGGCTCGACGGGCCGGGCTCGCTGGGGCGCGTGCTGCGCGAGACCGGCGGCGCGGTGGCGCTCTGCTCGGCCACGACCATCATCGGCTATGCGTCGCTGCTGGTGGCCGACAGCCGTGCGCTCGCGGGCTTCGGGCTGCTCGCGAGCCTCGGTGAAGTGGCGTGCCTGACCGCGGCGCTGGTGGCGCTGCCGGCCTGGGTGATGCGCGGCTCGATTGCGGTGGATCTGCCTGCGACGCCGGCGGCGGATGTGCAGGCCGAGGGCAAGCGCGAGTCGGCTTAA
- a CDS encoding Gfo/Idh/MocA family oxidoreductase, with the protein MADRGKKLRGALVGYGFIGGLGHVPAYLERAKSSNDVDLLAVADICAARRELAKKALPEARIYETYEQLLANEKELDFLDVATPPCDHAKIAKAGFERGLHVLCEKPLTTTLEDAAMLLQTAQKQQRVLFPAHNYKHAPVVKAIQKIIASGVIGKVRSVTLSTFRNTHAKGVTEWKTHWRREHRYSGGGIAMDHGSHSFYLTFDWMQGHPTAVTAKMSNLDADKYDTEDNFTASLTFPGGVAHAQLTWTAGVRKVIYTVQGTHGAITVDDDDLQLAVMKKTDGPDVAQGAVTWEVEKRSISSKWMDASHVSWFNALFDQFKAAIDANDYVGHEARDAYRCIELITTAYRSAREGCKELPLGAPYPDGIRA; encoded by the coding sequence ATGGCAGACCGCGGCAAGAAGCTCCGGGGCGCGCTCGTCGGCTACGGGTTCATCGGCGGGCTGGGCCACGTGCCCGCGTATCTCGAACGGGCGAAGAGCTCGAACGATGTAGACCTGCTGGCCGTCGCCGACATCTGCGCTGCCCGCCGCGAGCTCGCCAAGAAGGCCCTGCCCGAGGCGCGCATCTACGAGACCTACGAGCAGCTCCTGGCCAACGAGAAGGAGCTCGACTTCCTCGACGTGGCCACCCCGCCCTGCGACCACGCCAAGATCGCCAAGGCCGGCTTCGAGCGCGGGCTGCACGTGCTCTGCGAGAAGCCCCTCACCACCACGCTCGAAGACGCGGCGATGCTGCTCCAGACCGCGCAGAAGCAGCAGCGCGTGCTGTTCCCCGCGCACAACTACAAGCACGCGCCGGTGGTGAAGGCGATCCAGAAGATCATCGCCTCAGGCGTGATCGGCAAGGTCCGCAGCGTGACCCTGTCCACCTTCCGCAACACGCACGCCAAGGGCGTGACCGAGTGGAAGACCCACTGGCGCCGCGAGCACCGCTACTCGGGCGGCGGCATCGCCATGGACCATGGCTCGCACAGCTTCTACCTGACCTTCGACTGGATGCAGGGCCACCCCACGGCCGTGACCGCGAAGATGTCGAACCTCGACGCCGACAAGTACGACACCGAGGACAACTTCACCGCCAGCCTCACCTTCCCGGGCGGGGTGGCCCACGCCCAGCTCACCTGGACCGCGGGCGTGCGCAAGGTCATCTACACCGTGCAGGGCACGCACGGCGCCATCACCGTCGACGACGACGACTTGCAGCTGGCGGTGATGAAGAAGACCGACGGCCCCGACGTCGCACAGGGGGCCGTGACCTGGGAGGTGGAGAAGCGCTCGATCTCCAGCAAGTGGATGGACGCCAGCCACGTCTCCTGGTTCAACGCGCTCTTCGACCAGTTCAAGGCGGCCATCGACGCGAACGACTACGTGGGCCACGAGGCCCGCGACGCGTACCGCTGCATCGAGCTCATCACCACCGCGTACCGCTCCGCCCGCGAGGGCTGCAAGGAGCTCCCGCTGGGCGCGCCGTATCCCGACGGCATCCGCGCGTGA
- a CDS encoding aspartate aminotransferase family protein: protein MARVVQKTEIPGPRSKEIVAREQKHLAPGLQGFALWAGVAMDTGSGSTITDVDGNVYVDLIGGIGVNALGHCHPNYVKALKEQTERLTVGSFTSAPRAELVNEVCAMAPNGLDRLQLYSGGAEAVESAIRLARCYTKRTEIVGFWGGFHGKTAGAMALMGSEQRFGFGPFPPGTTQIPYADCYRCPFGLSYPSCGLACAEFARKALKAQPQGPVAAVIVEPMQGTAGNVVPPKEWLKAIEEATHEIGALFIADEMICGFGRTGKKWGADHSGAKPDIVTLGKAFGSGFPVSGVLTKTEIANTEPWSKPSGASSSYGGNPLAAAAALASVKTIREDKLWDNARTVGAKMLTAMQAMKEKYPFVGEVRGEGLFLALEIVKDRKTKEPVSSSVMKGVYTDCVKKGLLAMSYSPHIRLQPALTLDADTGLEGLAILDSVFAGLAQSGAWR from the coding sequence ATGGCACGCGTCGTCCAGAAGACTGAGATCCCAGGCCCGCGCTCGAAGGAGATCGTGGCCCGCGAGCAGAAGCACCTCGCGCCCGGGCTCCAGGGCTTCGCCCTCTGGGCGGGCGTGGCCATGGACACTGGCTCCGGCTCGACCATCACCGACGTCGACGGCAACGTCTACGTGGACCTCATCGGCGGCATCGGCGTGAACGCGCTGGGCCATTGCCACCCGAACTACGTGAAGGCGCTCAAGGAGCAGACCGAGCGGCTCACCGTGGGCAGCTTCACCAGCGCGCCGCGCGCGGAGCTCGTCAACGAAGTGTGCGCCATGGCGCCCAACGGCCTCGACCGGCTGCAGCTCTACTCCGGCGGCGCCGAGGCCGTGGAGAGCGCGATTCGCTTGGCGCGCTGCTACACCAAGCGCACGGAGATCGTCGGCTTCTGGGGCGGCTTCCACGGCAAGACCGCGGGCGCGATGGCGCTTATGGGCTCGGAGCAGCGCTTCGGCTTCGGCCCCTTCCCGCCCGGCACCACGCAGATCCCCTACGCCGACTGCTACCGCTGCCCGTTCGGCCTCAGCTACCCCAGCTGCGGCCTCGCCTGCGCCGAGTTCGCCCGCAAGGCGCTCAAGGCCCAGCCGCAAGGTCCCGTCGCGGCGGTGATCGTGGAGCCGATGCAGGGCACCGCGGGCAACGTGGTTCCGCCCAAGGAGTGGCTCAAAGCGATTGAAGAAGCGACCCACGAGATCGGCGCGCTGTTCATCGCCGACGAGATGATCTGCGGCTTCGGCCGCACCGGGAAGAAGTGGGGCGCGGACCACTCGGGCGCCAAGCCGGACATCGTCACGCTCGGAAAAGCGTTTGGCTCGGGCTTCCCCGTCTCGGGCGTGCTCACGAAGACGGAGATCGCCAACACCGAGCCGTGGAGCAAGCCCTCGGGCGCCAGCTCGAGCTACGGCGGCAACCCGCTCGCCGCCGCGGCAGCGCTCGCCAGCGTGAAGACCATCCGCGAGGACAAGCTCTGGGACAACGCTCGCACCGTGGGCGCGAAGATGCTCACGGCCATGCAGGCCATGAAGGAGAAGTACCCGTTCGTCGGCGAGGTGCGCGGCGAGGGGCTCTTCCTGGCCCTGGAGATCGTGAAGGACCGCAAGACCAAGGAGCCCGTCTCCTCGAGCGTGATGAAGGGCGTGTACACCGACTGCGTGAAGAAGGGCCTGCTCGCCATGAGCTACAGCCCCCACATCCGCCTGCAGCCCGCGCTGACCCTGGACGCCGATACCGGCCTGGAAGGTCTGGCCATCCTGGACAGCGTCTTTGCAGGGCTCGCCCAGTCGGGCGCCTGGCGCTGA
- a CDS encoding GtrA family protein: MSAEPPPANSPAATPASGGFWLESWQFVKGQVSAGAATFIDWALVTSTILLLGDRSYPLAVALGAVAGACTDFLIKRHWVFDARAEVWKAQAIRYVVVSLASLAWNELLSWVAVDHLGLPAIPGVIGAAVLVGAAWNYPMQRLFVFRRAEAETSTEG; this comes from the coding sequence ATGAGCGCCGAGCCGCCTCCCGCGAATTCGCCCGCCGCGACGCCTGCTTCGGGCGGTTTCTGGTTGGAGTCGTGGCAGTTCGTGAAGGGCCAGGTTTCCGCCGGCGCCGCCACGTTCATCGACTGGGCGCTGGTGACGTCGACCATCTTGCTGCTGGGCGATCGCTCGTACCCTTTGGCGGTCGCGCTGGGCGCGGTCGCGGGCGCCTGCACCGACTTCCTCATCAAGCGGCACTGGGTCTTCGACGCGCGCGCCGAGGTCTGGAAAGCCCAGGCCATCCGCTACGTGGTCGTGTCGCTGGCGTCGTTGGCATGGAACGAGCTTTTGTCCTGGGTCGCGGTCGATCACCTGGGGCTGCCGGCGATCCCGGGTGTCATTGGTGCCGCGGTGTTGGTGGGCGCTGCATGGAACTACCCCATGCAGCGCCTGTTCGTTTTTCGCCGCGCTGAGGCTGAAACTTCAACGGAAGGCTGA
- a CDS encoding CDP-alcohol phosphatidyltransferase family protein — protein MDALTSFVMTSPYLVWGPLVAIVVLFFGLMAVFGVQVARNGMPHHARVANMGNVVMSQFFLEYFYWLQKPVGPIAIKLRISPDLLSWSSLILQLGAALAISQSGIALGGWLLFLGAACDSLDGTVARARNMASDAGEVLDAVIDRWGEMATCFGYAFMYRDWTPGFVLAVSACAASVMVSYTRAKGETLDLDAKMGVMNRHERAAYLITATIFTAFLARWRPDWDGEHHVLILLALALISGLGTWTAIRRTVFMRVELRKR, from the coding sequence GTGGACGCCCTCACTTCCTTCGTGATGACCTCGCCCTATCTGGTCTGGGGTCCGCTGGTCGCCATCGTGGTCCTCTTTTTCGGACTGATGGCAGTCTTCGGCGTCCAGGTCGCTCGGAACGGCATGCCCCACCACGCCCGGGTCGCGAATATGGGCAATGTGGTGATGAGCCAGTTCTTTCTCGAGTACTTCTACTGGCTGCAGAAGCCGGTGGGCCCCATCGCCATCAAGCTGCGCATCTCGCCCGACCTCTTGTCGTGGAGCTCGCTGATTCTGCAGCTCGGAGCGGCGCTGGCCATCTCGCAGAGCGGCATCGCGCTCGGCGGCTGGCTGCTCTTCCTCGGCGCGGCCTGCGACTCGCTCGACGGCACCGTGGCCCGCGCCCGCAACATGGCCAGCGACGCGGGCGAGGTGCTGGACGCCGTCATCGACCGCTGGGGCGAGATGGCCACCTGCTTCGGCTACGCGTTCATGTACCGCGACTGGACGCCGGGCTTCGTGCTCGCGGTCTCGGCCTGCGCCGCGAGCGTGATGGTGAGCTACACCCGCGCCAAGGGCGAGACGCTGGATCTCGACGCCAAGATGGGCGTCATGAACCGGCACGAGCGCGCGGCGTACCTCATCACCGCCACGATCTTCACGGCGTTCCTGGCGCGCTGGCGGCCGGACTGGGACGGCGAGCACCATGTGCTCATCCTCTTGGCCCTGGCGTTGATCTCGGGCCTCGGCACTTGGACGGCGATCCGCCGCACGGTGTTCATGCGCGTGGAGCTGCGCAAGCGATGA
- a CDS encoding TolC family protein, protein MSTLSSLAIALALAVDAPAAQPASARATQPAPAGQANLPPCATLDLASALELATRRSDEVAIKEAELQSAAVDQSLAKAVAYLPGATATFITGPVPGAHGTVVQADPGFTNRSLKDLSVFVRLDVSAVQPIWTWGQLTAARDAANAGYSARSMLLKNQVSQVQLRIIQLFWAQAFARKLLGIAGDVEKSLKQVNDKIEEELKNPDTTITTEDRYRVKLFESELATRKADAEKGLELAQIGLAATLAVDPASVQFDSPALEASGPELQPLPKLIAQAEAQRADLAALDAAIHAREAEIRADEAAMLPAFFIAGQFSVAYAPNRDLQTNPWVNDPFREVGGGIVLGARQNLALPLLWEQKEKAQAELEVMHAERKGLARLIDVEVQGARTEAVTAQTKLAAAQQALSAGKNWFRAAALGFGIGTEDAKALLEGYQGYVQSQVNLASASYDLLIARAKLDQLTGAPLSHGEGKCVLP, encoded by the coding sequence ATGTCGACGCTCTCCAGCCTGGCCATCGCCCTTGCGCTCGCCGTCGACGCGCCCGCGGCGCAGCCCGCTTCGGCACGTGCCACGCAGCCCGCTCCTGCGGGCCAGGCCAACCTTCCGCCCTGCGCTACGCTCGACCTCGCGAGCGCGCTCGAGCTGGCCACGCGCCGCTCGGACGAGGTGGCCATCAAGGAGGCCGAGCTGCAGTCGGCGGCGGTCGATCAATCGCTGGCGAAGGCCGTGGCCTACTTGCCAGGCGCGACCGCAACGTTCATCACCGGCCCCGTGCCCGGCGCGCACGGAACCGTGGTTCAGGCTGATCCGGGCTTCACCAACCGCTCCCTCAAGGACTTGAGCGTCTTCGTACGCCTCGACGTGAGTGCGGTGCAGCCCATCTGGACCTGGGGCCAGCTCACCGCTGCCCGCGACGCTGCCAACGCCGGCTACAGCGCGCGCTCGATGCTGCTCAAGAACCAGGTCTCTCAAGTTCAGCTGCGCATCATCCAGCTCTTCTGGGCCCAGGCGTTTGCGCGAAAGCTCCTGGGCATCGCGGGTGATGTCGAGAAGTCGCTGAAGCAGGTGAACGACAAGATCGAAGAGGAGCTCAAGAACCCGGACACCACGATCACCACCGAGGATCGCTACCGGGTGAAGCTCTTCGAGAGCGAGCTCGCCACGCGCAAGGCCGACGCCGAGAAGGGCCTGGAGCTGGCGCAGATTGGCCTCGCGGCCACGCTCGCCGTGGATCCTGCGTCGGTGCAGTTCGACTCGCCGGCGCTCGAGGCTTCGGGGCCCGAGCTGCAGCCGCTGCCCAAGCTCATCGCCCAGGCCGAGGCCCAGCGCGCCGATCTCGCCGCGCTCGACGCCGCCATCCACGCGCGCGAGGCAGAGATCCGCGCCGACGAGGCGGCGATGCTGCCCGCGTTCTTCATCGCCGGGCAGTTCAGCGTGGCGTACGCGCCGAATCGAGATCTGCAAACGAATCCCTGGGTGAACGATCCGTTCCGCGAGGTCGGCGGCGGTATCGTGCTCGGCGCGCGTCAGAACTTGGCGCTGCCGCTGCTCTGGGAGCAGAAGGAGAAAGCCCAGGCCGAGCTCGAGGTGATGCACGCCGAGCGCAAAGGGCTCGCGCGGCTCATCGACGTGGAGGTCCAGGGCGCGCGCACCGAAGCCGTGACCGCGCAGACCAAGCTCGCCGCCGCGCAGCAGGCGCTCTCCGCCGGCAAGAACTGGTTCCGCGCCGCGGCGCTGGGCTTCGGCATTGGCACCGAGGACGCCAAGGCACTGCTCGAGGGCTATCAAGGCTACGTGCAGAGCCAGGTGAACCTGGCCAGCGCCAGCTACGATCTGCTCATCGCCCGGGCCAAGCTCGACCAGCTCACCGGAGCGCCCCTTTCCCACGGAGAAGGCAAATGCGTGCTGCCCTGA
- a CDS encoding ABC transporter substrate-binding protein, translating to MRAALIAAFVAVAAAQTATEAIQKRDEEIRAALPPAGQEPTAAQKEKAEDLLTKFIDFQGMAKAALGSQWDKMSPKKQKELLDAFTKRLKQASSSQLDFYRSTEIKYDAESGNGGDVSVPTSMVVKGEPTHVTYVMRQGKGGWMIEDIVIDDLSTVETYRGQFQKVINKEGVDGLIARLKKAPEEKPAGKPAATDPAPAPATK from the coding sequence ATGCGTGCTGCCCTGATCGCTGCGTTCGTGGCCGTCGCCGCCGCCCAGACCGCCACCGAGGCCATCCAGAAGCGCGACGAGGAGATCCGCGCTGCGCTCCCGCCCGCGGGCCAGGAGCCGACCGCGGCGCAGAAGGAGAAGGCCGAGGACCTGCTCACCAAGTTCATCGACTTTCAGGGCATGGCCAAGGCGGCGCTCGGCTCGCAGTGGGACAAGATGTCGCCCAAGAAGCAGAAGGAGCTGCTCGACGCCTTCACCAAGCGGCTCAAGCAGGCCTCGTCGTCGCAGCTCGACTTCTACCGCTCCACGGAGATCAAGTACGACGCCGAGAGCGGCAACGGCGGCGACGTGAGCGTGCCCACCTCCATGGTGGTCAAGGGCGAGCCCACGCACGTGACCTACGTGATGCGCCAGGGCAAGGGCGGCTGGATGATCGAGGACATCGTCATCGACGACCTCTCCACCGTCGAGACGTACCGCGGCCAGTTCCAGAAGGTGATCAACAAGGAAGGCGTGGACGGGCTCATCGCGCGCTTGAAGAAGGCGCCCGAGGAGAAGCCCGCCGGCAAGCCCGCGGCGACGGATCCCGCGCCGGCGCCCGCGACCAAGTAG
- a CDS encoding DUF190 domain-containing protein, whose translation MRVLDGEQLLVRVLFGELDKHGHQPLATALVERLRKDGFAGATVFRGVAGFGARSLLHSAHILRLSEDLPMVVEIVDSEDCLPQLEKILDEMMGDGLVTVEKVRVLRYAPKKP comes from the coding sequence ATGCGCGTTCTCGACGGTGAGCAACTGCTGGTTCGCGTCCTGTTTGGCGAGCTGGACAAGCACGGGCACCAGCCGCTCGCGACGGCCCTGGTGGAGCGCCTTCGCAAGGACGGCTTCGCGGGCGCCACCGTGTTTCGCGGCGTGGCCGGCTTCGGCGCGCGCAGCCTGCTGCACAGCGCGCACATCCTCCGGCTCAGCGAGGACCTGCCGATGGTGGTGGAGATCGTGGACAGCGAAGACTGTCTGCCGCAGCTCGAGAAGATCCTCGACGAGATGATGGGGGACGGCCTGGTGACGGTGGAGAAGGTGCGGGTGCTGCGCTACGCGCCGAAGAAGCCGTAA
- the crcB gene encoding fluoride efflux transporter CrcB has protein sequence MPRVRARSKLGAHEASMLLRTLMVFFAGGAGSAARYLAGLRIQQAMGGAFPLGTVTINITGSFLIAMIMGISLRTTWLTADTRLLLTTGFCGGYTTYSTFNYETLALAQQGAWGLAAAYVSSTLVGCLVAGVLGLFLARLVAG, from the coding sequence TTGCCTCGCGTTCGAGCGCGCTCCAAGCTGGGCGCGCACGAGGCGAGCATGCTGCTGCGCACGTTGATGGTCTTCTTCGCAGGTGGCGCGGGCAGCGCGGCGCGCTACCTCGCGGGGCTGCGCATCCAGCAGGCGATGGGCGGCGCGTTCCCCTTGGGCACGGTGACGATCAACATCACCGGCTCGTTCCTCATCGCGATGATCATGGGGATCTCGCTGCGCACCACCTGGCTCACCGCCGACACGCGCCTCCTGCTCACCACCGGCTTCTGCGGCGGCTACACCACCTACTCGACGTTCAACTACGAGACGCTCGCGCTCGCCCAGCAAGGCGCCTGGGGGCTGGCTGCGGCATACGTGTCGAGCACGCTCGTGGGCTGTCTCGTGGCAGGCGTGCTGGGGCTCTTTCTGGCAAGGCTCGTCGCAGGCTGA